Within Brienomyrus brachyistius isolate T26 chromosome 20, BBRACH_0.4, whole genome shotgun sequence, the genomic segment ATTTTGTTCTCATCGGGATTGTAATATACAAAGCGTCACACCTAAACTCCCCGGGATGGACATGAAGGTAACTGGGCAGAGCCCGAGCTGCAAACTCCACCAGCGGAGGTACTAATAGCAACGGAGCGATCGGAGTTCGTGTTTGCCGAGGGGACCGACGAAgactttctttctttttgcCTCAGGTGAATTTTGGTGTGTCTCTTCCGCTCGTCGCTCCTGGCGAATTTTCTGCCGCAGAAGTCACAGGCAAAGGGTTTCTCGCCGGTGTGAGTACGGATGTGAGTGGTGAGATGGTCGCTGCGGCTGAAGTTTCTCATGCAGATCCGGCACTGGAAAGGTTTGTGTCCCGTATGGATTCTGATGTGCCTCGTGAGCTCGTCAGACCTAGAGAATCGCCTGTCACAACCTTCTGCTGGGCAAGGATACGGTCGTTCATGAACTGGGGTCTTGCTCGGTCTGTTGGGGTATTTCCGCGGTCGGAGTATTGGTCTTAGAGGTAAATTTTGGGGGCTGTAAGCTGTAGGTAGTCTTGGTCCTTCTGAAGCTGGTCCACCTAATGTAAAATTCCTAATAGTGTTCAGAGGAGTCAGAGGCGGTGGTACTCTAAAGGACTCCAGCGGGCATGAAAAAGGTTTTCGGTCCGGGATGGTAGGCATGTCCCGTTGGCAAGGGGGTTGGAAAAAACTGGCATAGTCGGGGATAATAGGAAATAGACCGCTGTCCGTGTTTGGCTTCGGCGACGAGTAAGACGGCGGAGGGTATGAGATGGGGCAAGTGGTGGTTGACAGAAAAGCAGACGGATCCTGGTAGACCTCCGCGCAGCCAGAATAAGGCGGAGGTGGAGAATAGATGGAGTCCATGTCGGGAGGGTTTTGCGCCATGGTGCAACTCAAGGTGCTGGAGAAGTGGTTTGGTGAGACAGAAGAAGCTGGTGAAGAGGACGCCGAGGAAGGTTGGGTCATGCCAAGGATCCCAATGTTAATGACGCTCTCTGGATTCCAGTTACCTGGATACTGGGAATCAATTGAGAACTTTCCCATGTAGGTGAATGGCTGGTTGCGAGCAGCTGAGGACTGCGAGAAGCTGCTGGTGTAAGACAAATCGAGGGATCGTTTCTCTGTGCTCATGTCCCCACTGATTAAACCATCTGTGAAATGAAGCAAAGTACTTGTTAGTGACAGATCACAGCTGCGTCCTATTGCGCACGAGTGTGTTGTGCCGTTGTGCGCGTGGTTATCCACTACACAGTAAATATCGTTTTAGTTGGCTGTATTGAGCATGCAGTAGACCTGGGAATATACCCCGGAATGCAATTTAACCATGCTGTTTCTGTCATTAATTAATGGCACATTTTTCTTTTGTTCATGGAGAAGTATATATAGACACTCCGACATTACAACAGGTTTTCTGTAATTAAACAATTGTTGCATTTGTTTATTATATATGTTTACACGATATATAATGACGCGAAAATGGCACTATCGACCAAACGAATGGATGCAACAGACATGCAAGTTTTACAGCACGGAAAATCGTAACAAGTTTTACAACCAGTGCTTACCTCCTGAGGCTCCACTAACATGATCGTAATGCCCACTTAAATCAGCATTTGGAAAGATTACAGAGGGTGCCAGTGATGTGGCGATATCGTCCACTGAATAGATGCTCTCGGAGAGAGGATGCACAAAACCACTTAGCGTTACAGGGGTTTTCTCGAGAGTTTTTGCTGTCATCGCTTCGCCTAAAACTGCGCTTTTTATAAGCCGTTAGTGTGAAGTTATTTTACCGACTAGCTAATTCTGTGATTATTCTCCCTTATTTCTTTCGTCACAGAGAGTAGCTCAGCTCAGATTAGCTGTCATCTAGTCTGCTCTAGCACGCTGTAGTGTAAACACAGCTTTTTAAGTCTCTCTGGCTGATCTGTTTGGTCAATGACAGATCTTGGTCGCTTGCTAGGGGCACTTTGTATTTATGTGGGAATTTTTGAATATACCGTGACGTCGCTGACCATATAAGGACTGGATGACAAAAAAACGTGCTGGGATTGGACTGAAGCTTTATGACGACACGTGAAAATACTTCTCAATGGAGAACCCTTGAATGACAGCTGCCTGTAATAAGATTTAGATACGCATATACACATCGATCTtaagttttaaatgtttatgatTGCGATAGCTGTGAAACAAAAGACAGGAGTCATTCAGATTTGTTgcccaaaacaaaaacagatataCAGATAAATATCCGTCTAAAAGCTAAATTATTTATCATGTACTTTGAGGAAGTCCGGTTTATCTATCTCTCCATAAAAGGTTTTTATCCGGTGAATTAAAGCACACCCACCTCTACAAATAAGGGACTCATTCCGGAACATGGGTGTCGGAAAGTAACGAGTCCCGCGGCCACAGAAAAGCCACCAAACTGCAATCAGAAAGCCACAATCAAATGAGAGACAATCACGGAATTTTCACCTTTTCTGAGCTAGCGGCGGAAAGTGTGTTAGGCTTATTTGACTGTGTTTTTGGAAACTAGGCTACGTGTGCTATTTATACAGTAGGAAGTGGAAATTATGTACCATGTTAAAATTCGTTTTCTAAAATGTAATCTGTCAGATCCATCCTGAGTATGACCGTGCAATAATTACGTTTACAcagttaaaataattttatgCATAAATGGTAGCAATTATtagaatataataataataataataataacaataataataataataataataataataaattttctCACATGGTCGCCATCAAGTGGTGGGTCCTGGAACTCCTGATTTAATAAGTATTGTTATCAAAATACACACTTGGTGGCCACTTTATTATGGTGCACCTGCTCGCCCAAATACCGAATCATGTGACTGAAACTGAACATGCACAGCACGCAGACAAGATCAATATGTTCATTGACTGTTTAGCTAAGCACAGAAAAGGCCAAGACGCCAAATCTAAGCGAATTTAAGCATGATTTGATTGTTGGTGTCGGACGGGGAGGTTTTGGGCGTCTCAGAATCAACCACCATTCTGGGATTTTCACCTACGACCGTGTTAAACGTTTACGGAGAATTGCGCGATAGACAAAACACATCCCATCAGTGACAtcgcttccatccatccatgttctgttGACGAAAAAAAACCTAATTAATGAGACAGGTTAGAGGAGAATGGTATAAGTATGTGCAAAAACGTATTTCCGAACGCACAAATTCTCAAACCTCAGAAGCTGGTCTAACCTTATCCTGAGTGCATCGTTCTTCCTCTAATACCTAGTGGTTTACACGTGTACTGTTTGTTTTCACAGAAAGATATCTTCATGAGGTACAGAGGGGTTTAACGTTAATTTACATATATGGACAGTACAGAGACAAGACAATACTGGGCAAACAAGTATCATTTGGAGAAATCTATAAGTAACCAGTTTTTTTTCAGACAAAGTATCTTGCCAT encodes:
- the egr2b gene encoding early growth response protein 2b, with the protein product MTAKTLEKTPVTLSGFVHPLSESIYSVDDIATSLAPSVIFPNADLSGHYDHVSGASGDGLISGDMSTEKRSLDLSYTSSFSQSSAARNQPFTYMGKFSIDSQYPGNWNPESVINIGILGMTQPSSASSSPASSVSPNHFSSTLSCTMAQNPPDMDSIYSPPPPYSGCAEVYQDPSAFLSTTTCPISYPPPSYSSPKPNTDSGLFPIIPDYASFFQPPCQRDMPTIPDRKPFSCPLESFRVPPPLTPLNTIRNFTLGGPASEGPRLPTAYSPQNLPLRPILRPRKYPNRPSKTPVHERPYPCPAEGCDRRFSRSDELTRHIRIHTGHKPFQCRICMRNFSRSDHLTTHIRTHTGEKPFACDFCGRKFARSDERKRHTKIHLRQKERKSSSVPSANTNSDRSVAISTSAGGVCSSGSAQLPSCPSRGV